The following are encoded in a window of Rhodomicrobium lacus genomic DNA:
- a CDS encoding Lrp/AsnC family transcriptional regulator, giving the protein MLDLMDIKILTILQEDSTLPVAEIGKKVGLSTTPCWRRIQKLEQDGVIQRRVALLDPKSVSAGVTVFVAITTNQHNAVWLERFQKVVASFPEIVEAYRMSGAVDYQLRVVVPDIASYDRFYKAFISQIDLTDVSSSFAMEQIKFTTALPLSFAAAAASKRPQTQPA; this is encoded by the coding sequence ATGCTCGACCTGATGGACATCAAAATTCTCACCATTTTGCAGGAAGACAGCACGCTTCCTGTCGCGGAAATCGGCAAGAAGGTCGGTCTGTCGACGACGCCGTGCTGGCGGCGTATCCAGAAGCTCGAACAGGACGGCGTAATCCAGCGCCGCGTCGCGCTTCTCGATCCGAAGAGCGTCAGTGCGGGCGTCACCGTTTTCGTCGCCATTACCACGAATCAGCACAATGCCGTCTGGCTGGAACGGTTTCAGAAAGTGGTGGCAAGCTTCCCCGAGATCGTCGAGGCGTACCGGATGAGCGGCGCCGTGGATTATCAGCTTCGCGTGGTCGTGCCCGACATCGCGAGCTATGATCGCTTCTACAAGGCGTTCATCTCGCAGATTGACCTGACAGACGTCAGTTCCAGCTTTGCGATGGAGCAGATCAAGTTCACGACCGCGCTGCCGCTGTCCTTCGCAGCCGCCGCCGCGTCTAAACGGCCTCAAACGCAACCGGCTTGA
- a CDS encoding MBL fold metallo-hydrolase, producing MDLTVIGCGDAFASGGRFNSCYLLDTSHGRLMIDCGATSPHALKRAGIRAADADAILISHCHGDHFGGLPSLILERMFIDRSDKPMEILGPSGIENRFGNLMECVYPGILGGKKGFEILFRDLNPGFAVEWRGLLIEAFEVDHFSGTPSLALSVSDGDKQFSFSGDSGFCGGVIAAGRGADLYLVECSTYSTRVDMHLDYLRLAAKFPSIGAKRYLLTHMSDEMLAALGRIDTRVCMVADDGLKVTI from the coding sequence ATGGATCTGACAGTCATTGGCTGTGGCGACGCTTTCGCCTCCGGCGGCCGGTTCAACAGCTGCTATCTTCTCGATACTTCACACGGCCGCCTCATGATCGACTGCGGGGCGACTTCGCCGCACGCGTTGAAAAGGGCCGGCATCCGCGCCGCCGATGCCGACGCGATCCTGATCTCGCACTGTCACGGCGATCATTTCGGCGGCCTGCCGTCCCTCATTCTCGAACGCATGTTCATCGACCGGTCGGACAAGCCGATGGAAATCCTCGGTCCCTCCGGCATCGAAAATCGATTCGGGAACCTGATGGAATGCGTCTACCCCGGCATTCTAGGCGGGAAGAAGGGGTTCGAGATTCTCTTTCGCGACCTTAATCCGGGTTTCGCCGTCGAATGGCGCGGCCTTCTGATAGAGGCGTTCGAGGTAGACCATTTTTCCGGTACGCCCTCGCTCGCCTTGTCGGTCAGCGACGGCGACAAGCAGTTCAGCTTTTCCGGGGATAGCGGGTTTTGCGGCGGCGTGATCGCGGCCGGCCGGGGCGCAGATCTCTATCTCGTCGAATGTTCGACGTACAGCACGAGGGTCGACATGCATCTCGACTATCTGAGGCTGGCGGCGAAATTTCCGTCCATTGGCGCAAAGCGTTATCTCCTGACCCATATGAGCGACGAAATGCTCGCTGCGCTGGGCCGCATCGATACGCGCGTTTGCATGGTGGCCGATGACGGCTTGAAGGTGACTATTTAA
- a CDS encoding glutathione S-transferase — MKILDEKRAPNPRRVRVFLAEKAIAVPYQDVDIMTGAHKSEAFGRVNPVRRVPVLVLDDGTAICESMAICRYFEALQPEPSLLGQTPLEIGTIEMWNRIAEINFLFPVMHYFRHTHPAMASLEVPQVAPWAEANKPRVSDIIRTLDRRLSETPYLAGERFSVADITAMVATDFMKPARLAVPDGVPHFARWYADVAARPSSKA, encoded by the coding sequence ATGAAGATCCTCGACGAGAAGCGTGCACCAAATCCCCGCCGTGTCCGTGTGTTTCTGGCTGAAAAAGCCATTGCAGTTCCTTACCAGGACGTCGACATCATGACCGGCGCTCACAAGTCGGAGGCGTTCGGCCGGGTTAATCCGGTGCGGCGCGTTCCAGTTCTTGTTCTGGACGACGGAACGGCGATTTGTGAATCGATGGCCATCTGCCGTTACTTCGAGGCGCTGCAACCCGAGCCATCGCTTTTGGGGCAGACCCCGCTCGAAATCGGCACCATCGAAATGTGGAATCGCATTGCGGAGATAAATTTCCTTTTTCCGGTCATGCATTATTTCCGGCATACCCACCCGGCGATGGCGAGCCTGGAGGTTCCGCAGGTCGCCCCCTGGGCCGAGGCCAACAAGCCGCGCGTTTCCGACATCATTCGCACCCTCGATCGCAGGCTGTCCGAAACGCCGTACCTCGCGGGGGAGCGCTTTTCGGTCGCCGACATTACAGCCATGGTCGCGACGGATTTCATGAAGCCCGCCCGGCTTGCCGTGCCAGACGGAGTGCCGCATTTCGCCCGGTGGTATGCCGATGTTGCCGCCCGTCCTTCATCCAAAGCATGA
- a CDS encoding sensor histidine kinase has product MFVRNETVAALTVPILAIFVAATMLNWAAEPRQLLLWLATIFISEGILLALCRRFKRQPRETVDLVQWRRNLAAAEFLYGVCWAAVAFTPFVVQSQAAFFFLFAALTVVTAIRMMFAASVMQILHAGTAPVTGALVLRFLMTGEPFYWALAVVAVGIHFYFVFLVKNLQRTALSMLDYRAEKDRLIDELEKAKAASDEARVRAEAANVAKSKFLANMSHELRTPLNAIMGFSEMIKDEVLGPIDNENYRSYAADIHESGSHLLKLINEILDLSRIEAGRYELTEKPIDVAATALESLRLLRIDAHAKNLRVVTDFRPDMPRIMADERALRQICLNLLSNAIKFTPESGLIAVRAGILPSGEAVLSVRDNGPGIPEEEISQVLRAFGQGSLALRTGESGTGLGLPIVSGLAELHGGRFELRSKLGVGTEASLILPKARVLPAVPQPRKPAPAPQPAPTADAVPYLIRGAA; this is encoded by the coding sequence ATGTTCGTACGCAACGAAACCGTTGCTGCGTTGACCGTTCCCATTCTCGCCATTTTCGTCGCCGCCACCATGCTGAACTGGGCGGCGGAGCCGCGTCAGCTTCTCCTTTGGCTTGCGACCATCTTCATTTCCGAGGGCATCCTTCTCGCCCTCTGTCGCCGGTTCAAGCGCCAGCCACGCGAGACGGTCGATCTGGTGCAATGGCGGCGCAACCTTGCGGCTGCTGAATTCCTGTACGGCGTCTGCTGGGCGGCTGTGGCTTTCACGCCGTTCGTGGTGCAATCGCAGGCAGCTTTCTTCTTCCTGTTTGCGGCGCTGACCGTCGTTACCGCGATCAGGATGATGTTCGCCGCCTCCGTGATGCAGATTCTGCATGCCGGGACGGCGCCGGTAACGGGCGCGCTCGTATTGCGCTTCCTGATGACGGGCGAGCCCTTTTACTGGGCCCTCGCGGTCGTTGCGGTCGGCATCCACTTCTACTTCGTCTTCCTCGTGAAGAACCTCCAGCGGACCGCGCTTTCAATGCTCGATTACCGCGCGGAAAAGGACAGGCTCATCGATGAACTGGAGAAGGCGAAAGCTGCCTCCGACGAGGCGCGCGTAAGGGCGGAAGCGGCTAACGTGGCGAAGTCGAAGTTCCTCGCCAACATGAGCCACGAGCTTCGCACGCCCCTCAACGCGATCATGGGCTTCTCCGAGATGATCAAGGATGAAGTTCTGGGCCCGATCGACAACGAGAACTATCGCTCCTACGCCGCCGACATCCACGAGTCCGGCAGCCACCTTCTGAAGCTCATCAATGAGATCCTCGACCTGTCGCGCATCGAGGCCGGTCGATACGAGCTGACCGAAAAGCCGATCGACGTCGCCGCGACAGCGCTCGAAAGCCTGCGGCTGTTGCGCATCGATGCGCATGCGAAGAACCTGCGTGTCGTGACCGACTTCCGGCCCGACATGCCGCGAATCATGGCCGACGAGCGCGCGCTCCGCCAGATCTGCCTGAACCTTCTTTCCAACGCGATCAAATTCACGCCCGAAAGCGGCCTGATCGCGGTTCGGGCGGGTATCCTGCCGAGCGGCGAGGCCGTGCTTTCCGTGCGCGATAACGGCCCCGGCATTCCGGAAGAGGAAATCTCGCAGGTGTTGCGTGCTTTCGGGCAGGGATCTCTCGCGCTCAGGACCGGCGAAAGCGGAACGGGCCTCGGACTTCCCATTGTCAGCGGCCTGGCCGAGCTTCACGGCGGACGGTTCGAACTCCGCAGCAAGCTTGGCGTTGGCACCGAAGCTTCGCTCATTCTGCCGAAGGCCCGCGTCCTGCCAGCCGTGCCCCAGCCGCGAAAGCCCGCGCCTGCTCCGCAACCGGCCCCGACCGCCGATGCGGTTCCGTATCTGATACGCGGCGCCGCCTGA
- a CDS encoding PRC-barrel domain-containing protein, translating into MYKAVLLVAALALTPLSAMGQEPQQQRGQSGGGQQMDMGGGPTGGAMQRREGSSGGMDEGSRTSRRDDILDRLSRSELRDRVAMAMGRIEDACGDDIDRFCGEVTPGRGRIASCMEAYSDQLSRRCRFTLRRVSRSIQTAVRDVADSCRAAIRTQCGDAENRDACMGQKVSSLPPSCQMIVAAAKQYPGMMASAQGGRMDASGNAPADNGQGQQQAQSGKSDMRNMPVFSSDGVNLGKVVQVDRAPDGSIKSVKIEIGRLLGLGERVVNITSDELQQMADRIKLRLNSDQVRNLPDTRSGQQTR; encoded by the coding sequence ATGTACAAAGCAGTGCTTCTTGTGGCGGCGCTCGCGCTGACGCCGCTTTCCGCGATGGGTCAGGAGCCGCAGCAGCAGCGCGGCCAGAGCGGCGGCGGCCAGCAGATGGATATGGGGGGAGGCCCGACGGGTGGGGCCATGCAGCGGCGCGAAGGATCGAGCGGCGGCATGGATGAAGGCTCCCGCACCAGTCGCCGCGACGACATCCTCGACCGCCTGTCCCGCTCCGAGCTTCGCGACCGCGTTGCAATGGCCATGGGCCGCATCGAGGACGCGTGCGGCGACGACATCGACCGTTTCTGCGGAGAAGTGACGCCCGGGCGCGGGCGCATCGCGTCTTGCATGGAAGCCTATTCGGACCAGTTGAGCCGCCGTTGCCGCTTCACGCTGCGGCGCGTGTCGCGATCCATCCAGACCGCCGTCCGCGACGTCGCCGATTCCTGCCGCGCCGCGATCCGCACGCAATGCGGTGACGCGGAAAACCGTGACGCCTGCATGGGGCAGAAGGTTTCGTCGCTTCCGCCTTCGTGTCAGATGATCGTCGCCGCCGCGAAGCAGTATCCCGGCATGATGGCGTCGGCGCAAGGCGGCCGCATGGATGCATCGGGTAACGCACCGGCGGATAACGGCCAGGGCCAACAGCAAGCGCAATCCGGCAAGTCGGATATGCGCAACATGCCTGTGTTCAGCTCGGACGGTGTCAATCTCGGCAAGGTCGTGCAGGTCGACCGCGCACCCGACGGGAGCATCAAGTCGGTCAAGATCGAAATCGGCCGCTTGCTCGGCCTCGGCGAGCGGGTGGTGAACATCACCTCCGACGAGCTTCAGCAGATGGCGGACCGCATCAAGCTGAGGTTGAACAGCGATCAGGTGCGCAATCTTCCCGACACCAGAAGCGGCCAGCAGACGCGATAG
- a CDS encoding dihydroneopterin aldolase: MATTYSLQNILAPDTGEARQRPYDRVLVRDLVLPARIGIWNEEKGIEQRVRFTVELSVLPGAHRPGDLSSVVSYDFIIDGIRDAVAAGHVLLTETLAERVAEHCLSHRRAMEVRVVVEKLDRVPGASLGCEIIRFRPHQP; this comes from the coding sequence ATGGCAACGACATATTCCCTGCAAAATATCCTCGCGCCCGACACCGGCGAGGCGCGCCAGCGCCCTTACGATCGGGTTCTCGTGCGCGACCTCGTTTTGCCCGCCCGTATCGGCATCTGGAACGAGGAAAAAGGCATCGAGCAACGCGTGCGCTTCACGGTCGAGCTTTCCGTGCTCCCGGGCGCGCATCGGCCGGGCGATCTGTCGAGCGTCGTGTCATACGATTTCATCATCGACGGGATTCGAGACGCGGTGGCCGCGGGGCACGTCCTTCTGACCGAGACGCTGGCCGAGCGCGTCGCCGAGCATTGCCTCTCGCACCGGCGCGCGATGGAAGTGCGCGTCGTCGTGGAGAAGCTTGACCGCGTCCCCGGCGCCTCGCTCGGCTGCGAGATTATCCGCTTTCGTCCACATCAACCTTGA
- a CDS encoding glycosyltransferase, which yields MSPRSPGKPRAGSGGYATPMGSTPVIDIAEAPRSSALSPGARIRQDAPPSPATICIGICTVRRPRMLERCIRSVAAQKGVDSHAVRIVVVENDTAPACKAIVEACAAASHFPVQYIHEPRRGIPMARNRVLDAALAMNADHVVFLDDDQVAHPTFLAKHLDAARRDGADVVQPHIVPIFPDPPPFWATGDTGVVELVETDTPLSERLRGSAGTCGVMFSARLIRPEGMALRFDERLALAGGEDTDFFARARSKGAVVAWSRLPVVMDEVHRSRLTYRRYVARGLAHGGRKFAHFRETKGFGAALRKHGPEVASRFVRGVLQLIVAPLFAPFDMRRFKFSALEGGRNIAIAAGVLGAIFSLQYEYYRQIDGY from the coding sequence ATGTCGCCGCGTTCGCCGGGCAAGCCTCGCGCAGGCAGCGGCGGTTATGCAACCCCCATGGGATCAACACCTGTCATCGACATTGCGGAAGCGCCCCGCTCCTCCGCACTTTCGCCAGGCGCGCGCATCCGACAAGACGCGCCGCCTTCGCCCGCCACGATTTGCATCGGCATCTGCACGGTCAGGCGGCCTCGGATGTTGGAGCGCTGTATCCGCTCGGTTGCCGCCCAGAAAGGCGTCGACAGTCATGCCGTGCGCATCGTTGTCGTGGAAAACGACACCGCGCCCGCATGCAAGGCCATTGTCGAGGCCTGCGCCGCCGCGTCCCATTTTCCCGTCCAATATATTCACGAGCCAAGGCGCGGCATCCCGATGGCCCGCAACCGGGTACTCGACGCGGCGCTGGCGATGAATGCAGATCACGTCGTGTTTCTCGATGACGATCAGGTTGCACACCCGACCTTTCTCGCGAAACATCTCGATGCGGCGAGGCGCGACGGCGCGGACGTGGTGCAGCCGCACATCGTGCCGATCTTTCCGGACCCGCCGCCGTTCTGGGCGACCGGCGACACGGGGGTGGTGGAGCTGGTGGAGACAGATACGCCCCTCTCCGAACGACTCCGAGGCTCCGCCGGGACATGCGGCGTGATGTTCTCAGCGCGCCTGATCCGCCCCGAAGGCATGGCGCTGCGTTTCGACGAGCGCCTCGCGCTGGCGGGCGGCGAAGATACAGACTTTTTCGCCCGTGCGCGCTCGAAGGGCGCCGTTGTCGCCTGGTCGCGCCTGCCGGTGGTGATGGACGAGGTGCACCGCTCGCGCCTGACCTACAGGCGGTATGTTGCGCGGGGCCTTGCGCATGGTGGGCGGAAGTTTGCCCATTTCCGCGAGACGAAAGGGTTCGGTGCCGCGCTGCGCAAGCATGGGCCGGAGGTCGCGTCTCGGTTCGTGCGCGGTGTCCTCCAGCTGATCGTTGCGCCGCTGTTCGCACCGTTCGATATGCGCCGGTTCAAGTTCAGCGCTCTCGAAGGGGGGCGCAACATCGCCATCGCGGCGGGCGTGCTCGGTGCGATCTTCTCGCTTCAATACGAGTACTACCGGCAGATCGATGGTTATTGA
- a CDS encoding ATP-binding protein has translation MRAISLDLTDKASGTAATVTPSVVQEGEPLARASFLSRVFSVLGSLAPKGLYTRALIIIIAPIVILQSILAFVFLDRHWQVVTRRLSVATAQDIAMLADTYEAMTAKTPDDLDRLSRLARENLSLSVRFLPGDQLPVTRSKPFFGFLDRYLSGEISRRINRPYWIDTVGSSNYIEVRIKLDGAVMRVLAQRAQLIPSNTHFFIVWMVTSATILLIVAILFLRNQIRPILALADAADRFGRGRPAPPDFRVRGAREVRLAAQAFLDMRDRIERHVEQRTIMLAGVSHDLRTILTRFRLQLAMMRAPQIEALKRDVDEMQQMLEDYMAFAKGAAGEKIRRVDVRSILEELQAAVEEPGKTLRLDVRQNPLIVALRRNAFKRAVLNLVTNATRYANTIQIRALRSHGWLTVVVEDDGPGIPADKREVVFRPFHSLDAARNQNKKSSGLGLAIARDIVRSHGGDITLDKSNLGGLKAVIRIPSKHVSEDVAAD, from the coding sequence GTGCGGGCCATTTCGCTGGACCTGACCGATAAGGCAAGCGGCACAGCCGCCACCGTCACGCCCTCCGTGGTGCAGGAAGGCGAGCCTCTGGCGCGCGCGTCATTCCTTTCGCGCGTGTTTTCCGTTCTCGGCTCGCTCGCGCCGAAGGGCCTCTATACGCGCGCGCTCATCATCATCATCGCGCCGATCGTCATCCTTCAATCGATCCTCGCCTTCGTCTTCCTCGACCGGCATTGGCAGGTCGTGACGCGCCGCCTGTCCGTCGCAACCGCGCAGGATATCGCGATGCTCGCCGATACCTACGAGGCGATGACGGCGAAAACCCCGGACGATCTCGACCGCCTTTCCCGTCTTGCGCGCGAAAATCTCTCGCTTTCGGTCCGCTTCCTTCCCGGCGATCAACTGCCGGTTACACGGTCGAAGCCATTCTTCGGCTTTCTCGACCGCTACCTTTCGGGCGAAATCAGCCGCCGCATCAACAGGCCATACTGGATCGACACGGTCGGCTCGTCGAACTACATCGAAGTACGCATCAAGCTTGACGGTGCGGTGATGCGGGTGCTTGCCCAGCGCGCGCAACTCATCCCGTCGAACACGCATTTCTTCATCGTGTGGATGGTGACCTCGGCGACGATCCTGCTCATCGTCGCCATCCTGTTCCTGAGGAACCAGATCCGCCCGATCCTGGCGCTGGCCGACGCCGCCGACCGCTTCGGGCGTGGACGCCCCGCGCCACCGGATTTCCGGGTTCGCGGCGCGCGCGAGGTGCGGCTTGCGGCGCAAGCTTTTCTCGACATGCGCGACCGCATCGAGCGCCATGTCGAACAGCGTACCATAATGCTCGCGGGCGTGAGCCACGATCTGCGCACGATCCTCACCCGCTTCCGTCTCCAGCTTGCGATGATGCGCGCACCGCAGATCGAAGCGCTGAAGCGCGACGTCGACGAGATGCAGCAGATGCTTGAAGACTACATGGCCTTCGCGAAGGGTGCCGCGGGCGAGAAGATCCGACGCGTCGATGTCCGCAGCATTCTCGAAGAATTGCAGGCGGCGGTGGAAGAGCCTGGCAAGACGCTTCGGCTCGACGTGCGGCAGAATCCGCTGATCGTGGCGCTGCGCCGCAACGCGTTCAAGCGCGCGGTGCTGAACCTCGTCACCAATGCGACGCGCTACGCGAACACGATCCAGATTCGCGCGCTGCGTTCGCACGGATGGCTTACGGTCGTGGTGGAGGATGACGGCCCCGGCATTCCGGCGGACAAGCGGGAAGTCGTGTTCCGCCCGTTCCACAGCCTCGACGCCGCTCGCAACCAGAACAAGAAAAGCTCCGGGCTGGGGCTCGCCATCGCGCGCGATATCGTAAGGAGCCACGGCGGCGACATTACGCTCGACAAAAGCAATCTCGGCGGCCTGAAGGCCGTGATCCGCATTCCGTCGAAGCACGTGAGCGAGGACGTCGCCGCCGATTAG
- a CDS encoding response regulator transcription factor, translating to MTSVTASDVSASEMDAPPLSDDAPHILVVDDDERIRDLLAGYLRQNGFRVTQASDGAVARAKLRSIAFDCLILDVMMPGESGFDIAEWLRTESDVAILMLTARSEPEHRVRGLELGVDDYVAKPFEPRELLLRLQNILRRHASPKTKHGEVRFGPFVFDLKKNELKRGDEPIRLTDREREVLREFALAGGELVSREDLARLGEYENERAVDVQINRLRQKIETDPANPAYLHTVRGKGYILYLD from the coding sequence ATGACTTCCGTGACAGCGTCCGACGTGTCGGCGTCCGAGATGGACGCGCCCCCGCTTTCCGACGACGCTCCGCACATTCTCGTTGTCGATGACGACGAGCGCATTCGCGATCTGCTCGCGGGATATCTCCGTCAGAACGGGTTTCGCGTGACGCAGGCCAGCGACGGCGCTGTCGCGCGCGCGAAGCTTCGTAGCATCGCGTTCGACTGCCTCATCCTCGACGTCATGATGCCGGGTGAGAGCGGTTTCGACATCGCCGAGTGGTTGAGGACGGAATCCGACGTCGCCATCCTGATGCTGACCGCGCGCTCGGAGCCGGAGCACCGCGTGCGCGGCCTGGAACTCGGCGTGGACGACTATGTGGCGAAGCCCTTCGAGCCGCGCGAACTTCTCCTGCGCCTGCAGAACATCCTGCGCCGCCACGCTTCGCCCAAGACGAAGCATGGAGAGGTGCGCTTCGGGCCTTTCGTGTTCGACCTCAAGAAAAACGAGTTGAAGCGCGGCGACGAGCCGATCCGGCTCACGGACCGCGAGCGGGAGGTGCTGCGCGAATTTGCGCTGGCCGGCGGAGAACTCGTTTCGCGCGAGGATCTCGCGAGGCTTGGCGAGTATGAGAACGAGCGCGCCGTCGACGTGCAGATCAACCGGCTTCGTCAGAAGATCGAGACCGACCCGGCAAACCCCGCCTACCTCCATACGGTGCGGGGCAAGGGCTATATTCTCTATCTGGACTGA
- a CDS encoding branched-chain amino acid aminotransferase, translating to MAGPAPIPYDQRDGFIWMDGGLVPWRDAKVHVLTHALHYGSGVFEGARIYEGEVFASRRHSERLRASAEILGFEVPYSAEQLDQAYRDVIKAQKLDEGYIRPIAWRGPEEMGVAAKHSKIHVAVAVWDWGSYFPMEERLKGIRLCFAQYHRPDPATAPSTAKAAGLYMICTIEKHRSMDLGYNDALMLDWRGYVAEATGANVFFVKDGEIHTPNADCFLNGITRQTLIALAKARGITVHERRIQPEEMAGFEQCFLTGSAAEVTPVSEIGEYRFTVGEITKSLMEEYSALARPSTRPDRLRHLAV from the coding sequence ATGGCTGGCCCAGCCCCTATTCCTTATGACCAACGCGACGGTTTCATTTGGATGGACGGCGGCCTCGTACCGTGGCGCGATGCGAAGGTTCACGTCCTGACGCATGCACTCCATTACGGCAGCGGCGTGTTCGAAGGCGCGCGCATCTATGAAGGCGAGGTTTTCGCCTCCCGGCGCCACTCCGAACGGCTTCGCGCGTCGGCTGAAATCCTCGGCTTCGAGGTTCCCTATTCGGCCGAGCAGCTCGATCAGGCGTATCGCGACGTGATCAAGGCGCAGAAGCTCGACGAAGGCTACATCCGTCCGATCGCATGGCGCGGCCCGGAAGAGATGGGCGTCGCTGCCAAGCACTCCAAGATCCACGTCGCCGTCGCGGTCTGGGACTGGGGCTCATACTTCCCGATGGAGGAGCGGCTGAAGGGCATCCGCCTTTGTTTCGCGCAATACCACCGGCCCGATCCGGCCACCGCCCCTTCCACCGCGAAGGCCGCCGGGCTTTACATGATCTGCACCATCGAGAAGCATCGCTCGATGGACCTCGGCTATAACGACGCGCTGATGCTCGACTGGCGCGGCTACGTCGCCGAGGCCACGGGCGCAAACGTCTTCTTCGTGAAGGATGGCGAGATCCACACGCCGAACGCCGACTGCTTCCTGAACGGCATCACGCGCCAGACCCTCATCGCGCTGGCGAAGGCGCGCGGCATCACGGTGCATGAGCGCCGGATCCAACCGGAGGAGATGGCGGGTTTCGAGCAGTGCTTCCTGACCGGTTCGGCCGCGGAAGTGACGCCCGTCTCGGAAATCGGCGAATATCGCTTTACCGTCGGCGAGATCACGAAATCGCTGATGGAAGAATACAGCGCGCTTGCGCGGCCCAGCACCCGGCCGGACAGGCTGCGCCATCTGGCGGTGTGA
- a CDS encoding nucleotidyltransferase family protein translates to MAREDKINTAMVLAAGFGTRMRPITDTIPKPLVRLDGRALIDHALDRLAEAGVTRSVVNVHYLADLIETHLQGRLTPEIVVSDERDAVLETGGGVARALPLLGPHPFMVHNSDSVWKDGGRSNVAALTAAWEPHRMDVLLLLARRDRSLGYDGRGDYTLGEDGRLARRPSEGGAAHVYAGVSILDPALFDGIADRAFSLNRIFDKAMAQGRLFGVELDGTWMHVGTPEALADAERFLNEGRRRTA, encoded by the coding sequence ATGGCGCGCGAAGACAAGATCAATACCGCGATGGTGCTGGCTGCGGGCTTCGGAACGCGCATGCGGCCCATCACCGACACGATCCCGAAGCCGCTCGTCCGCCTGGACGGGCGCGCGCTGATCGATCACGCGCTCGACCGGCTGGCGGAGGCGGGAGTCACCCGCTCCGTGGTGAACGTGCATTATCTCGCGGACCTGATCGAAACTCATCTCCAGGGGCGACTCACGCCGGAGATCGTCGTTTCCGACGAACGCGACGCCGTACTTGAAACCGGTGGCGGCGTCGCAAGGGCCTTGCCGCTTCTGGGCCCGCATCCCTTCATGGTGCACAATTCCGACAGCGTCTGGAAAGACGGCGGGCGCTCGAACGTTGCCGCGCTGACCGCCGCGTGGGAGCCGCATCGCATGGACGTGCTTCTCCTGCTCGCGCGACGCGACCGGAGCCTTGGCTATGACGGGCGCGGCGATTACACTCTGGGCGAGGATGGCCGCCTCGCGCGGCGCCCTTCCGAGGGCGGCGCGGCGCATGTCTATGCGGGCGTGTCGATCCTCGACCCGGCGCTGTTCGACGGTATCGCCGATCGGGCGTTCTCCTTGAACCGAATCTTCGACAAGGCTATGGCTCAAGGTCGATTGTTCGGGGTGGAACTGGATGGAACGTGGATGCATGTCGGCACGCCTGAAGCCCTGGCGGATGCGGAACGGTTCCTGAATGAGGGACGGCGGCGCACAGCTTGA